Proteins encoded in a region of the Photobacterium angustum genome:
- a CDS encoding DUF2062 domain-containing protein, which produces MPRHLIKKFLPSHEVIKRQKALKIFGNVLYNPNLWCLNRRSASGAFAVGLFMAFVPLPSQMIMAAGLAILFGVNLPLSVALVWVSNPVTMPVLFYGAYKLGAWVLNSPNVAFHFELSWDFLLNQMSQIGPPFLLGCFICSVVSALIGYFGIRSLWRYSVVRSWNKRKFRIGKAH; this is translated from the coding sequence ATGCCTAGACATCTTATTAAAAAGTTCTTACCAAGCCATGAAGTAATTAAGCGCCAAAAAGCACTTAAGATCTTTGGTAATGTACTTTATAACCCGAACTTATGGTGCTTAAACCGTCGTTCTGCGTCAGGTGCATTTGCCGTTGGCTTATTCATGGCTTTCGTCCCACTTCCTAGTCAAATGATTATGGCGGCTGGGTTAGCTATTTTATTTGGTGTAAATTTACCTCTTTCAGTTGCTCTCGTTTGGGTAAGTAACCCTGTGACTATGCCTGTTTTATTCTATGGTGCTTACAAGTTAGGCGCTTGGGTATTGAATAGCCCTAATGTCGCGTTCCATTTTGAGCTTTCATGGGATTTTTTACTCAACCAAATGAGCCAAATTGGTCCCCCATTTTTACTTGGCTGCTTTATTTGTAGCGTAGTATCAGCACTTATTGGCTATTTTGGCATCCGTAGCTTATGGCGTTATTCTGTTGTTAGAAGCTGGAATAAACGTAAATTCCGAATTGGTAAGGCTCACTGA